Sequence from the Cervus elaphus chromosome 19, mCerEla1.1, whole genome shotgun sequence genome:
TGATTTAATAATGTGATTTCAGAGAATAAAACCACAATATTAAATGTCCCCATTAACTCTACAGCAATACaattttagaaacattaaaatgggattgaaatattttaaggacCTCTTAGAATTGAGGCCTGAATTTTAGAGAATTAAATGCAGTGTGGGGTTAGTTTTGCTAAGTTTCAGAACACCAAATGGAATCATTTGATGAAGAGGACAGGTTCTTATTTTTTAGGCATGTTCTAAGGTGATCATGCCTTTAACagaacagagactcacagacacacacgcacaaggCCTATTTGTGAGCCGTGATGTAGAGACAAGCAGAGGAAGGCGAGTCTAGGACACGCTGTCTGAGGGTTTTCCCAGCTGTGGCGTTGCTCCTCCTCTTTATATGGGGCAGCTGTACCTCAGCCTGGGTGTTCGGAGGAGAATGGAGAAAGGATATTAGCCTTTCAAACTGTCTTCCTAAATACCTACTGTAAGCATGGCTATCTTAACCCAGCTGGTGAACACAAGGAGCAGCAGGTGGTGGTAGCCAGGCACATGCCCAAGAGAGATGTGTGTTAATTCATGTACTGCAGATTCCCTGGAGTTTATGGAGTTGGAATCTTGATGAGAAATAGATATTCTGATGAAGGTCCTTAGACAGTTCTTTTAACCTCTTTGCTTCCATCCTTTCTGTTAAACCTGACTCACCTATTAGACCCCTTTTCTGTTCTTGAACCTAACTTTGGTAGTCACTGTTAGGCTGAGTTACTCTTGTGCCCTGCTTCCTTCGTTTTTGCTCACTTTAGCTTTTCAGAATTTTGCAGATCGTTTGTACGAGTCTAAATAAAATGAAGCCTTGCACTGTGTTACACCTGTACATCTGCTTTGTCTTCATTAACCATAATGATACCTTTTCATCAGCAAACATGGCTTCACTCCTGGTCATTTAATGCTCCCCTGGCTGCTTGTCCCATGTTAGGAACCTAGACGATGGTCAGGCAGCTGAAGGCTTTGAAAAAGCATGAAGGTTCAAAGGTTTATATTGAAGAAGGAGAAATTATTCTAAGATTGTAAGTTAACCCTTAATCTTTTTGACTTGATGCATTGAGCTCTACAACTGAAGGTTTAAAACGAATGATATTCCTATTAGAGATGGGATATAATTAAAAACtacagtttttataaaataaagagtaTTAAATGGCTTTTAAATAAACGATATGTACTTGACTATTAATGAAGGCTTCATCTTCTGTTCTCTGCCTCTAGCACATAAGGATTCAAATGCAGCATAGGGGTATAATAACGGCACTGTAAGGTCAGTGTTTTATCAAAATCTGCTTGTCTTAATACTTAGtcatacttttttcttctctgaaataaCCTAAGTTTAAAAGCAGTTCAGTGACTCCAGTCTTACAAGTGCATTGCTTAAAAACCTCCTTGCCTACTCCTGCACTGTGCAAGTTTTCCTAATGTGCATAAAACGTAAACATAGACAAGGGACTGTGGCTAACGTTGTGGACAGGTCAGAGATACAACGACAGAGAAACCTAGCAATCCGTGTTTACTGAGTTACATTTGCAACAAATGAGCTGTGTTGAAAGCAGCATTTTCTTTCCCAAGTCTTAAGGATCAAGGTCGAACAGAGTTCTCTCTACTTCCTGTCCTCTCAAAAGTGGCTTCAGAGCATCCGCACTTCCTGGAAGATGACTGCAGTGCGCTGGCATAGCTGTGGCTTTGGCTGCCCCTGAAATCTGCTCCTTAAACTTCAAGTCATGATCCCCTCTGCTCAGCCATAGGCCATCTCACCAATTTCACTTTGTTCATTATGCCTTAATGTTTTCCTCAGTTCTGAATTGTACCCCAAATTCATAACATTTCAGTTCTCTTTTCATCCACATTTTGATGGGCTCAGGCAAGGATAATGAAAATAACACGTTTATTTACACTTTGTACATACTGGCAAACAGGAGTGGGCCTCGTGACCTTGAATTCCTACACGTCAGTATAATCGTAGTATATGCGCACCTCGGATCTTCTGACACTCTGTAGTGATCGGATGCTTTCACTCCTTGTTCTGATGTTTGATTTTTTGAATAGCCTTCTTGAAAATGAGCGACACATGAAAAAGTAGATGATGGGGTCCAGACACACGTTGCACGCAGACAAGAAAAGCGTCATTTCTTTGCAGTAATACAGGATCTTGTGTGCCGACTCATCTAAAAGTCTGTCCAAGTGACTGAAGGTGAAGGGAACCCTGCACAAGTGATAGGGCAGAAAGCAGGTGAAGAACACGGCCACGACCACTCGGATGCTCTGGTTGTGCTTTCGCTTCCGGCTTGACTGGCTGATGAATTGCCTGCTGGATTTGTGGATGTACCTGGAAATGGCTATGTAGCACCCGATCAGTATCACCAGCACGGCCACGAACAAGCAGCTGTTGACGTAAGTGATGGCGTGATGCCATCTCACTCCCAAAGGGCTCTTAAGTTGCGTGCACTCATGAATGTTTTCCCTGGTTGGCTGGACGTTGGTCAGAATGATGTTTGGCAAGGACAGGACAGCCATGAGCacccagacacagacagacagcaCCTTTGTGAAGGTTACGCTGTACATGCGAGAGTCGCCGAACGGCTTTACCACCTTCAGGTAGCGATCGATGCTGATCAGCCCCAGAAACACGATGGAAGTATACATGTTGGCGTAAAATAGAACCGAGGAGTACCTGCAAAGGATAAACCTGAAGTACCACGGTCCCAGTCCCGCGTCATGGACGATGCGAAACGGAAACGTCAGCGTCATCATGAGGTCGGCCACCACTATGTTTTTGAGATAAAATATGAAGCTGGTTTTATTCCTAATGTGAAAGAAGATCCATACTGCTAGACCATTCAGCAAGATGCTTGCCACGAATATAACGAGGTAAAGCCCAGGCAAGACGATGGTGTCGAATTCGTTGTGAACGGTGGCGTTCTTTCCGAGTCTGTCGCTCGCGTTACTTGGGGTGTGATTCCCTGGGCCCTGCGGCTCATCATCTGTGGGAGAAGTGGGGAGACGTCAGTTCATGTTTCGCACACATGCCCTattcatgccaggcttccttacaGGCTGAACTACTGATGTTTCGGGCTAGTTTAAAAAACATCTTTAGTAATTTAAAGAGTCTGTTTAGTGCACTGTTAATGTTTTGAGTGGCTAAAGAATTGGTGACCTCACACAACACGGTCCTACTCTATAGTACAGAGAGCAACCCTCAGGATCCTGTAATaaacatgatggaaaagaatatgaaaaagaatatgtattttgtTCTCCTGTATACCAGAATCACTTTATCATTGTATACCAGCGACTGACACAGTATTTTGAATCAGCTGTAGTTCActgaagaaacacacacacaaagcattaAAAACTGTTCGTGACCTCACCCCGGAATCCCACTTCCCCCACCAAGTCCTTCGAGTAAAATATGAATTTCTGGTTGGTTGTGCTAATcatttgaatgaaaataaatataccagTGAAAATGATCTTGATTCAACGTTTATTTCAATTTTGATATAATTACAAATTGAATAAGTTGGGGAGcagcaaattaaaatttcatacaACAGAAGGGTAGCATGCGGTTATTTTAGTGTAGGTAGGctctttgaaatttctttttctctcagttttaaGCTATTtgaaatgagaaagaataaaactagCAGGTCATTT
This genomic interval carries:
- the GPR87 gene encoding G-protein coupled receptor 87; its protein translation is MGLNLTLAKLPDDEPQGPGNHTPSNASDRLGKNATVHNEFDTIVLPGLYLVIFVASILLNGLAVWIFFHIRNKTSFIFYLKNIVVADLMMTLTFPFRIVHDAGLGPWYFRFILCRYSSVLFYANMYTSIVFLGLISIDRYLKVVKPFGDSRMYSVTFTKVLSVCVWVLMAVLSLPNIILTNVQPTRENIHECTQLKSPLGVRWHHAITYVNSCLFVAVLVILIGCYIAISRYIHKSSRQFISQSSRKRKHNQSIRVVVAVFFTCFLPYHLCRVPFTFSHLDRLLDESAHKILYYCKEMTLFLSACNVCLDPIIYFFMCRSFSRRLFKKSNIRTRSESIRSLQSVRRSEVRIYYDYTDV